Proteins found in one Ornithorhynchus anatinus isolate Pmale09 chromosome 8, mOrnAna1.pri.v4, whole genome shotgun sequence genomic segment:
- the EVX1 gene encoding homeobox even-skipped homolog protein 1 yields the protein MENRKDMVMFLEGGQLGSLVGKRVSNLSEAVGSPAPEPQEKMIHRSCLSPRSGPLATRERGGGGQEEEEEEEEEEEEAAAAVAAGRTGTVPECRSAGPAVLGAGPQPPPEAVSSKGQQSSSDTESDFYEEIEVSCTPDCATGNTEYQHSKGPCSEALAVSPSSGGEPPKGSGGGGGGGGGGGGGGGGSQGSLACSASDQMRRYRTAFTREQIARLEKEFYRENYVSRPRRCELAAALNLPETTIKVWFQNRRMKDKRQRLAMTWPHPADPAFYTYMMSHAAATGNLPYPFPSHLPLPYYSHMGLGATSASAATPFSTPLRPLDTFRVLSHPYPRPELLCAFRHPSLYPGPGHGLGGTSGTSACSCLACHTGPTNGLAAQRPSGSDFTCASTTRTDSFLTFTPSVLSKGSSVSLDQREEVPLTR from the exons atggagaacagaaaggataTGGTGATGTTTCTGGAAGGAGGTCAACTTGGCAGTCTAGTTGGCAAGAGGGTATCTAATTTGTCAGAAGCAGTGGGGAGCCCGGCTCCTGAGCCGCAGGAGAAGATGATCCACCGGAGTTGCCTGAGCCCCCGGTCTGGCCCCTTGGCGACTCGGGAACGAGGCGgaggaggccaggaggaggaggaggaggaggaggaggaggaggaagaggcggcggcggcggtggcggccggGCGGACAGGGACGGTCCCCGAGTGTCGCTCAGCGGGGCCGGCCGTGCTCGGCGCCGGCCCGCAGCCGCCCCCCGAAGCCGTCTCCAGCAAAGGACAGCAGAGCAGCTCGGACACCGAGTCGGATTTCTATGAAGAAATCGAGGTGAGCTGCACCCCGGACTGCGCCACGGGGAACACCGAGTATCAGCACAGCAAAG GGCCGTGCTCGGAGGCGCTGGCGGTCAGTCCCAGCAGCGGGGGGGAGCCCCCCAAGGgcagcggaggcggcggcggtggtggcggcggcggcggcggcgggggaggtgGTTCCCAGGGCTCGTTGGCCTGCAGCGCCAGCGATCAGATGCGCCGCTATCGCACCGCCTTCACCCGGGAGCAGATCGCCCGGCTGGAGAAGGAGTTCTACCGGGAAAACTACGTGTCGAGGCCCAGGAGATGCGAGCTGGCGGCCGCCTTGAACCTGCCAGAGACCACTATCAAG gtctggttcCAGAACCGGCGGATGAAGGACAAGAGGCAGCGGCTGGCCATGACCTGGCCTCACCCAGCCGACCCCGCTTTCTACACCTACATGATGAGTCACGCGGCGGCCACGGGCAACCTGCCCTACCCTTTTCCGTCCCACCTGCCCCTTCCTTACtactcccacatgggcctcgggGCCACCTCGGCCTCGGCCGCCACCCCGTTCAGCACCCCTCTGAGGCCCCTGGATACCTTTCGGGTGTTGTCCCATCCCTACCCTCGGCCCGAACTGCTGTGCGCCTTCCGCCATCCCTCTCTGTACCCGGGTCCGGGCCACGGCCTGGGGGGCACATCAGGAACCAGCGCCTGCTCCTGCTTGGCTTGCCACACGGGCCCAACCAACGGGCTGGCCGCACAGAGGCCTTCCGGTTCAGACTTTACCTGTGCCTCCACCACCAGGACGGACTCTTTCCTCACTTTTACGCCCTCGGTACTGAGCAAAGGATCTTCAGTCTCCCTGGATCAGCGGGAAGAAGTCCCTCTTACAAGATaa